In the Bacillus sp. HSf4 genome, AGATTTGTTTTATATGCCGTCCAGTTCGGAACGGCAGCCCTTTTATTTTTATTTTCCGCATTGGCAAGCTGGTATGAGGGCAGCGAGCTTTTAAGAGACCGGTGGGAATGGAATTATTCAGCAAGATTCACAAAGCTGCTGCATGGAGCGGATTCGATCAAAGACGCGAGCGACATTTCACAGCTTGATTTTTTCGTTTACGCGGCAAAACACGCGCCCGCCTCAATCATTTTAATGGCTGTAAGCCTGGCTTATATCACAGCCTTGGCAGCATATCTTCTCATCAAAACATATTTCAAACGAAAAAGGTCTTTGCACACACTATAAAACCGCCTCGGATTCCCTCCGAAGCGGTTCGCTTGCCGCTCTATTCAACGGCTAAGAGCGCGGTGCCAGCTTTTCATTCCGCTCGATCATGCGGAGCAGATTTTTCTCATACTCGATCTCTTCTTCAGCGGAGAGCGGCGCCTGAAAAATATCTCCGCTGAGCTCTTTCAGCTCCGTCAAAAGCGCAAGCATCAGGTCCTGTACCGAGACCTCTTGGGCGAGAAGCTCTGAGAGCGACGCCATCGTTTCCGGACGGA is a window encoding:
- a CDS encoding YjdJ family protein, coding for MRFVLYAVQFGTAALLFLFSALASWYEGSELLRDRWEWNYSARFTKLLHGADSIKDASDISQLDFFVYAAKHAPASIILMAVSLAYITALAAYLLIKTYFKRKRSLHTL